The Mycolicibacterium mucogenicum DSM 44124 genomic sequence CGGCTTCTTCGCGCCGGGGGAGCCGGTGACGGTGCCCAGTGGTCAGGTCGTGGTCAAACCCGCGGTGGGGGCGGGTTCGGTTGGCGCGCAACGATTCACCGATGCCGCCGCGGCCGCGGCGCACGCTGCCGCACTCCAGGCCGACGGCCGCACGGCGCTGATCCAGCCGTATGACGAACGCATCGAGGCGGGGGAGACCGCGCTGGTGTTCCTGGCCGGCAAGCAATCGCACGCGTTCCTCAAGGGGCCGATGCTGCCGCCGCCCGGTGGCAGCGTGGAGATGCACGAATCCGGCACGTACGCCGAGGAACAGCTGCAACCGGCCGACCCGGATTTCGAATTGTGGGACGTCGGCTACGCGACGCTGGCCGCCGCGGCCGCGCATCTCGGTATCGAGCCGGAGGAGTTCTTGTACGCCCGGGTGGACGTCATCGGCGACCACCGGGACCCGCGGTTGCTCGAGCTGGAACTGGTCGAACCGGGCCTGGGCTGGCGGCAGCTTGCCGAGCCCGAACGTGCCGCGGCCCAACGACAATTCGCCGTCGGCGTCGAGTCAGCTCTCGAGCGGCTCGGCCTCGGCCCGCTGTCGGGCCGGGGATAACCAGGCTGCCTGGGGCATGGTCAGCGGGCGAAGTGCTGAGCCGAGATCCCTGACATCAATCTGCGGCGACGTGTCGCTACTTTGGCCCAAGTCAGGGATCAAGTTCGGCGTCGCGGCGTCCCTGGTTGCAAGCTGTGACGGGATGTCGCAGACCCGACTGAAGCCAGGGACTCGCTACGCGGACGTCCGCACTCGCATCGACGCCCATAGCGCTGCGGTGGCCGCGGTGCAGGCGCCTGCGCCCGCCACGTGGATGGCGACCAGAACCGCGGGCACGCCGGTGTAGAACTGGACCGCGCCGACGGCGCCCTGCGCGAGCACCAGCCCGGCCAGCACCGCCAGCCGCAGCAGCACCGGCTTGGGGGCGTGCACCGCGAGCAGCGCGAAGCCGAGCCCGATCACGAAGCTGAGGTAGGCCACCAGCAGCGACGAGTGCAGGTGCGCCAGATCGGTGATCTCGACCTGCAGGCGCTTGACGGGCTGCAGGGCGCTCTTGTCGCCGGCGTGCGGTCCGGCGCCGGTCACCAAGGTCCCGGTGACCAGCACCGCGGACAGGGTCACGGCGGTCAGTGCGGTGAACCGGCGCAGTGGCTGCGGCACGACGAGTTCCTCGGTGCCCGAGTCGGGTTCGCCGATCTTGACGTAGAGCAGGACCGCCAGCCAGACCATCACCATCGACACCAGCAGGTGGACGGCGACGGTCCACCACAGCAGTCCGGTGCGGACGGTGATGCCGCCGATGACCGCCTGCACGACGGTCGACGCCGGCATCAGCCAGGCGTAGACCTGGACCTCGCGGCGGCGGCCGGCGCGGATGACGGCGAGCACCGCCAGGGCGGCCGTCAGCACGACGCCGAACGTGAACATGCGGTTGGTGAATTCGACGGCCTGATGCACGACGGGCACTTCGGCGTGTGGCACCGGCACGAAGCTGCCGGGGAAGCACTGCGGCCACGTCGGGCAGCCCAGTCCAGATGCGGTGACGCGGACGATGGCCCCGGTGACGGCGATGCCGCCCTGGGTCAGGATGACCAGGAACGCGATGAGCCGCTGGACCCGAAGCGAGGGGATGGGCAGCTTGTCGAGCACGGTCTGATCGTAGGCCAGGGCTAACTACGCGGCGTAGTAGGGGCCGTCAGCTGAACCGGAACCAGCGCATCGCGGCGAGCCCGGCGAGCACGCCCCACGCGGCCAGCACGGCGATGCCGAACCAGTCCACCGACAGCATCATCGCCTGTGTGAGGGCCTCGGTGAGTGCACCCGACGGCGTCAGCCGGGCCACCCAGCGCAGCGCCTCGGGCACGACGCGGTGCTCTATGGTCAGGGCGCCGAGGGCGGCCAGGACGAACCACAGCAGGTTCGCCAGGGCCAGCACGATCTCTGCCTTCAGCGTCCCGCCGAGCAGCAGGCCCAGCGCCGCGAACGACGCGGTGCCGAGCGCGATGACGAGGGCGCCGAGCAGCAGGCTCAGCGGGCTCGGCCGCCAACCCAGCGCAATGCCGATGCCGCCCAACAGGATTGACTGCAGGAATACCGTCGTGATCACCGCCAGCGACTTGCCGGCGATGATGCCCCATACCGGCAGCGCGGTGGCGCCGAGGCGCTTGAGCGCGCCGTAGCGCCGATCGAACGCGACGGCGATGGCCTGTCCGGTGAAGGCCGTCGAGATGACCGCCAGCGCCATGATCGGCGGGGTGAACGTCCCCGGCCGGTGATCACCGAGCGAGCCCAGTGGCAGCAGTGTGAGCCCGACCAGCAGCGTGATCGGGATGAACATCGTCAGCAGCAGTTGCTCGCCGTTGCGCAGCAGCAGTTTGAGCTCGAGGCCGTACTGCGCCGCCAGCATCGCGGGGATGCCCGCCGGTCGCGGGTCCGGGGTGAACGTTCCCGGGGCGAACCGATTGGTCTCGGTACTCATGCGCGATCCGCCTCCGCTACTCGCTGGCCCCTCACGACCGCAGCTCCCGTCCGGTCAAGTCGAGGAACACGTCCTCGAGGCTGCGCTGTTCGACGCGCATGTCGGTGGCCAGCACGTTCAGGCGGGCGGCCCACGCGGTCACGGTGGCCAGCACCTGCGGGTCGATGTGGCCTTCCACCAGGTACTCGCCGGCGCCGGCTTCGGTGGCGCGGTAGCCCTCCGGCAGCGCCGAGATCAGCAGGGTCAGGTCCAGTTTGGGCGGGGCCGAGAAGCGCAACTGGTTCTCGGCGCCACCTCGCGTCAGGTCGGCGGGCGTGCCCGCGGCCACTGCCGCGCCGTGGTCGATGATCACGATGCGGTCGGCCAGTTCCTCGGCCTCGGTGAGCTGATGCGTGGTCAGCACGACGGTGACACCGTCGCGGCGCAGGCCTTCGATCAACTCCCACACCACGATTCGGGCGTGGGCGTCCATGCCCGCGGTGGGCTCATCGAGGAACACCAGCTCGGGGCGTCCGACGATGGCGCAGGCCAGCGCGAGGCGCTGCTGCTGCCCGCCGGACAGCCGGCGGTAGGTGGTGCGCGCGGCTTCGGTCAGACCGAGGGTGTCCATCAGCCACTGCGGGTCGAGCGGATTCGCCGAATACGCCGCGACGAGGTTCAGCATCTCGCCGGCCTTGGCAGCGGGGTAGCCGCCGCCGCCCTGCAGCATCACGCCGATGCGGGCGCGCAGCTTGGCGTTGTCGGCCGTCGGGTCCAGGCCCAGGATCGAGATGCTGCCCGAGTCGGGCTTGTTGAAGCCTTCGCACATCTCGACGGTGGTGGTCTTGCCGGCCCCGTTGGGTCCGAGCAGGGCCAGCACCTCGGCGCGCCGCACCTCCAGATCCAGGTTGTTCACGGCCTGGATATCGCCGTAGCGCTTGCTGACGCCGCGCAGCAATACGGGCGTCTCACCGGAACTCACGGGGATTCAGCGTAAGCGTCGGGCCTGGCAGCGCCGCTACCAGGGGCGTCACCGTTGTCTGATTCCGGCAATCCGCGCCAGGGCAGGCGGTTGCGGGTCAGGGCGATGAGCAGCAGGACGATGACGGTGCTGGCCAGCGTCGCGTCGAGGATCTGGAAGAGCGCGAACCGGTCGCCGTTGGCCGTCGGGCCGAAGACGCCGACGACGAACGTCACCACGATGGTGGTGCCGCGGAAGCCCGGCCGGGTGGCCCAGCAGGCCAGCGGGATGATCGCCCAGAGCAGGTACCAGGGCTGCACGACGGGGAACAGCAGCACCGTCGCGCCCATGGCGACGCCGAGACCGCCGAGCGGATGGAGCCGTCCCCGCAGCACCGACAGCAGCAGCCAGCTCACCAGCACGCCGATGACGAAGACGCCGATCCCGCGGGTCAGTCCGAGGACCGCGGTGGTGTGGTCGCCCAGGCCCAGCAGGATGCCGACCTGCCCGGTGCCGAGCGCGACCAGCGTCGGCGGCGACATCCAGGAGCGCACCACGTTCGCGGTGCCGAGGGTGAACAGCCAGCCGAAGCCCAGGCCGCTGGCCCAGCCGATGAGCGCCATGACCGCGAGCGCGACGGTGCCCAGCGGCACGCAGGCCTGGAAGAAGGCCTTGACCGTCCCGCCCAGCCGGCGTGCGAGGGCCATCGCGACGAACCCCAGCGCGAGCAGGGACGGCAGCTTGATCTGCGACGACATGGCGATGAGCACCGTGCCGGTGAGCAGCATCGCCAGTGGCCACCACGCCGACCAGTCCTCGCGGTGCCGCGGCCAGTGCAGTGGCCGGGGGATGAGGGGACGGCCGGAATCGATGCCGCGCATGGCGAATTCGGTGCCGGCGAGCATCAGGCCGAGCATCGGGGCCTCGTTGTGGATGCCGGCGATGAGGTGCATGAAGAGCAGGGGATTACAGGGCCCGAGCCACAGGGCGCTGACCTCGGCGACACCGCAGCGGCGGGCCAGACGTGGCGTTGCCCACACCGTGGCGGCGACACCCAGCAGCACGACCAGCCGGTGGGAGAGCACGCCGGCGACGATGTTGTCGCCGGTGAGCTCCGATATGCCGCGCCCGATCCACAGGAACAGCGGTCCGTAGGGCGCCGGTGTTTCGCGCCAGAGGCTCGGCACCGTCAGGGTGAAGACGTGGCCGAGCCCGAGGCCGGTCGCCGGGCCGACGCGGTACGGGTCCAGTCCGATGCTCGCGATCTGGCTCTGCGCCAGATAGGAGTAGACGTCCTTGCTGTACATCGGCGGCGCGATCAGCAGCGGCAACGCCCACAGCAGCAGCGTCTGGTCCAGCTGGCTGCGCGACATCCGGCGTTTGCCCAGCGTGTAGCGGCCCAGCATCAGCCAGGCCAGCGCCATCATGACGGCGCCGGTGGTGGTCATGGTCAGTGAGACGGTCTGGATGCGCGACGGCAGGTTCAGCAGGCGCACCCCGAACGTCGGGTCTTGCACGACGGGCCGGGCGCCGGCACCGAGTGCGCCGATGGCCATGAGTACCGTTCCGGTGGCGCCGAATCGCCGGGTCCGGCGCAGCGAGGCGACCTCGGACGCGTTGAGCGGGGAGCCGACGGACGGCTCGTCGGCGTGCCAATGCGCGACGGCCGTGCTCAGGTGCTGAAGGCGGTCGGGCATCAGAGCAGATTAGCCGTAGGCCTGTTCGGCCCCCGCCAACTCGGTGATAAGGGTTACCTTCCTAGATTCGGGTTCTGAATTCCGTCACAATGGTGTTGTGAAATTACCGTCCGGAGCTCCCGAAGCTGTCGGCACCGCGACCGCGGTGGCGTCGGCGACGGCTGTTTCCGATGGTCACACCCGTTCGGCCATCGTGCAGTTGCTGCTGGAAGGCGCGGTCACCGCGACCCAGATCGGCGAGCAGCTCGGCATCTCCGCCGCCGGTGTGCGGCGTCATCTCGACGCGCTCATCGAGGCCGGCGACGCCGAATCCAGCGCCGCCGCCGCGTGGCAGCACAACGGCCGCGGCCGCCCCGCCAAGCGCTATCGACTGACGGCCGCCGGGCGCGCCAAGCTCGGCCACACCTACGACGACCTCGCGGCGGCCGCCATGCGCCAGCTGCGCGAGATCGGCGGTGACGACGCCATCCGCACGTTCGCGCGTCGCCGGATCGACTCGATCCTGTCGGGCGTCACCGCCACCGACGACGTCACCGCCACCGCGGACCAGGTGGCCGCGGCACTGACCCAGGCCGGCTACGCCACCACGACGACCCCGGTGACGGGCCCGATCGGCGGGGTGCAGATCTGCCAGCACCACTGCCCGGTATCGCACGTCGCCGAGGAGTTCCCCGAGCTGTGCGACGCCGAGCGCGAAGCGTTCGCCGAGGTCCTGGGTACGCACGTGCAGCGCCTGGCCACCATCGTCAACGGCGATTGTGCGTGTACGACGCACGTCCCCGTCATCCCCGAGCACGCAGTCCACTCGATCCACCCCGCGACCCAAGAAGAAGGAGTGTCGCAATGACGACCACCCCGGAACAGTTGACCCAGGAGGAGACCATTGCCTCCCTGGGCACGTACGGCTACGGCTGGGCAGACAGTGATGCTGCCGGCGCCGCCGCGACCCGTGGGTTGAACGAGGCTGTCGTCCGCGACATCTCGTCGAAGAAGAACGAGCCGGAGTGGATGCTCGACTTCCGGCTCAAGGCGCTGCGCATCTTCGACAAGAAGCCGATGCCGCGTTGGGGCAGTGACCTCGAGGGCATCGACTTCGACAACATCAAGTACTTCGTGCGGTCCACCGAGAAGCAGGCCACGTCCTGGGAGGAACTGCCCGAGGACATCAAGAACACCTACGACCGCCTGGGCATCCCGGAGGCCGAGAAGCAGCGCCTGGTCGCCGGTGTCGCCGCGCAGTACGAGTCCGAGGTCGTGTACCACCAGATCCGTGAGGACCTCGAGGCGCAGGGCGTCATCTTCCTGGACACCGACTCGGGCCTGCGCGAGCACCCGGAGCTGTTCAAGCAGTACTTCGGCACCGTGATCCCGTCCGGTGACAACAAGTTCTCGGCGCTGAACTCCGCCGTGTGGTCGGGTGGCTCGTTCATCTACGTGCCGAAGGGCGTGCACGTCGACATCCCGCTGCAGGCGTACTTCCGGATCAACACCGAGAACATGGGCCAGTTCGAGCGGACGCTGATCATCGCCGACGAGGGCTCCTACGTGCACTACGTGGAGGGTTGTACCGCGCCGATCTACAAGTCGGACTCGCTGCACTCGGCCGTCGTCGAGATCGTGGTGAAACCCGGTGCGCGCGTTCGGTACACGACCATCCAGAACTGGTCGAACAACGTCTACAACCTGGTAACCAAGCGGGCCCGCGCCGAGGCCGGCGCGACCATGGAGTGGATCGACGGCAACATCGGTTCCAAGGTCACCATGAAGTACCCGGCGGTCTGGATGACCGGCGAGCACGCCAAGGGCGAGGTGCTCTCGGTGGCGTTCGCCGGCGAAGGCCAGCACCAGGACACCGGCGCCAAGATGGTGCACCTGGCGCCGAACACGTCGAGCAACATCGTGTCCAAGTCGGTGGCCCGTGGTGGCGGCCGCTCGTCGTACCGCGGCCTGATCCAGGTCAACAAGGGCGCGCACGGCTCCAAGTCGAGCGTGAAATGCGATGCGCTGCTTGTCGACAACATCAGCCGCTCGGACACGTACCCGTACGTCGACATCCGTGAGGACGACGTCACGATGGGTCACGAGGCCACGGTCTCGAAGGTCAGCGAGGATCAGATGTTCTATCTGATGAGCCGCGGCCTGACCGAGGACGAGGCCATGGCGATGGTGGTGCGCGGCTTCGTCGAGCCCATCGCCAAGGAACTGCCAATGGAATACGCGCTCGAGCTCAACCGGCTGATCGAGCTGCAGATGGAAGGTGCTGTCGGCTAGTGAGTTCGAATCTGACTGAGGCGACGGAAGGCATCGTCGCCAACAAGGGTGAGCTGTTCACGTCCTACGACGTCAACGCTTTCGAGGTGCCGGGCGGCCGTGACGAGCTGTGGCGGTTCACGCCGCTGAAGCGTCTGCACGGTCTGCACGACGGCTCCGCGGTCGCCACCGGCGCCGCGCGCGTCGAGGTGTCGGAGCGCGACGGCGTCACCGTCGAGACTGTCGGCCGCGACGACGAGCGCCTGGGCCAGGGCGGCGTGCCCGCGGACCGCGTTGCCGCGCAGGCGTATTCGTCGTTCACCGAAGCGACCATCGTGTCGGTCGGTCGCGACGTCCAGGTCGCCGAGCCCATCGAGATCACCATCGCCGGACCGGGTGAGGGCAAGACCGCGTACGGCCACCTGCAGCTGCGGGTCGCCGAACTCGGCGAGGCCGTCGTGGTCGTCGACCAGACCGGCAGCGGAACCTACGCCGACAACATCGAATTCGTCGTCGGTGACGCGGCCCGCCTGACCGTCGTGTCGATCGCCGACTGGGCCGACGACGCGGTGAACGTCAGCACCCACCACGCGACGCTGGGCAAGGACGCCGTGCTGCGGCACGTCGCCGTCACCCTCGGCGGCGATGTCGTGCGGCTGACTTCGCGCACCCGCTACCTGGGCCCCGGCGGCGACGCCGAGATGCTCGGCCTGTACTTCGCCGACGACGGCCAGCACTTCGAGTCGCGCCTGCTGGTCGACCACGCGGTGCCCAACTGCCGCTCCAACGTGCTGTACAAGGGTGCGCTGCAAGGGGATCCGGACTCGAAGAAGCCCGATGCCCACACCGTGTGGATCGGCGACGTGCTGATCCGCGCCGCGGCCACCGGCACCGACACCTTCGAGGTGAACCGCAACCTGGTGCTCACCGACGGCGCCCGCGCCGACTCGGTGCCCAACCTCGAGATCGAGACCGGCGAGATCGTCGGCGCCGGACACGCCAGTGCCACCGGACGTTTCGACGACGAGCAGCTGTTCTACCTGCAGGCCCGCGGCATCCCCGAGGACCAGGCCCGCCGCCTGGTGGTCCGTGGCTTCTTCGGCGAGATCATCCAGAAGATCGCCGTGCCGGAAGTCCGCGACCGCCTCACCGCCGCCATCGAACACGAACTTGAACTGACTGAAGGACGCAACAACTCATGACCACTCTGGAAATCAAGGACCTGCACGTCTCGGTCACCGCACCGGACGGCGCCGATGTGCCGATCCTCAAGGGCGTCAACCTGACCGTCAAGTCGGGCGAGACCCACGCGGTCATGGGCCCCAACGGTTCTGGCAAGTCGACGCTGTCGTACGCCATCGCCGGCCACCCCAAGTACACCGTCACCTCGGGCTCCATCACCCTGGACGGCGAGGACGTGCTGGAGATGAGCGTCGACGAGCGCGCTCGCGCCGGCCTCTTCCTGGCCATGCAGTACCCCGTCGAGGTGCCCGGCGTCTCGATGTCGAACTTCCTGCGCACCGCCGCCACCGCGGTCCGCGGCGAGGCCCCCAAGCTGCGCCACTGGGTCAAAGAGGTCAAGACGGCCATGTCGGAGCTGGACATCGACCCGGCGTTCGGCGAGCGCAGCGTCAACGAAGGCTTCTCCGGTGGTGAGAAGAAGCGCCACGAAATCCTGCAGCTGGGCCTGCTGAAGCCGAAGATCGCCATCCTCGACGAGACCGACTCGGGCCTGGACGTCGACGCGCTGCGCGTCGTGTCCGAGGGCGTCAACCGGTACGCCGAGGCCGAGCACGGCGGCGTCCTGCTGATCACGCACTACACCCGCATCCTGCGCTACATCCGTCCGCAGTTCGTGCACGTCTTCTTCGACGGCCGGATCGTCGCCTCCGGTGGTCCGGAGTTGGCCGACGAGCTCGAAGAGCACGGCTACGAGCGCTACACGGCTGCCGCCGCAGAGGCCTGACATGACCGCGTCGTCGGTTGACCTTGACCTGACGCGGATCAGGGCGGACTTCCCGATTCTCAGCCGCGTCATGCGTGGCGGGAATCAGTTGGCGTACCTGGATTCCGGGGCCACGTCGCAGAAGCCGCTGCAGGTGCTCGACGCCGAGCGGGCGTTCCTGACCACCTCCAACGGCGCGGTGCACCGTGGTGCGCACCAGCTGATGGAGGAGTCGACCGACGCCTACGAGCAGGGCCGTGCGGACATCGCGGCGTTCGTCGGTGCCGACGACGACGAGCTGGTCTTCACCAAGAACGCCACCGAGGCACTGAACCTGGTGTCGTATGCGGTGGGGGACAGCCGGTTCGACCGCGTGGTCGGCCCGGGCGACGTCATCGTCACCACGGAGCTGGAGCATCACGCCAACCTGATCCCGTGGCAGGAGCTGGCCCGCCGGACCGGCGCCGAACTGAAGTGGTTCGGAGTGACCGACTCAGGCGATCAGGCCGGCCGCATCGACCTGGATTCGCTGCAGCTCGATGACCGGGTGAAAGTGGTTGCCTTCACCCATCATTCGAACATCACGGGCGCCATCGCGCCGGTCGCGGAACTGGTGTCGCGAGCCAAGGCTGTCGGTGCGCTGACCGTGCTGGACGCGTGCCAGTCGGTGCCGCACCAGCCCATCGACTTCCACGCCCTCGACGTCGACTTCGCGGCGTTCTCGGGTCACAAGATGTTGGGGCCCACCGGGATCGGTGTGCTGTACGGGCGCCGCGATCTGCTGAACGCGCTGCCGCCGTTCCTCACCGGCGGCTCCATGATCGAGACCGTCACCATGGAGCAGGCGACGTATGCGCCGGCGCCGCAGCGGTTCGAGGCCGGCACCCCGATGACGTCGCAGGTCGTCGGATTGGCCGCTGCCGCACGGTATCTCGATGCCATCGGCATGGCTGCCGTCGAGGCGCACGAAGCCGAGTTGGTGGCCGCCACGCTCGACGGGCTGACCCAGATTCCGCAGGTGCGGATCATCGGGCCGACCACCACCGAGCACCGCGGTTCCCCGGTGAGTTTTGTGCTCGACGGTGTGCACGCCCACGACGTCGGCCAGATTCTGGATGACGAGGGCATCGCGGTCCGGGTCGGGCACCACTGCGCGGCGCCGCTGCACCGGCGGTTCGGGATCGCCGCAACGGCCCGCGCGTCGTTCGCCGTCTACAACACGCTCGACGAAGTGGACCGGTTGGTCGCGGGCGTCAAACGCGCTGTGGAGTTCTTTGCATGAGAATGGAACAGATGTACCAGGAAGTGATCCTGGACCACTACAAGCACCCGCACCACCGCGGGCTGCGCGAGCCGTTCGGCGCGCAGGTGCACCACGTCAACCCGACCTGTGGTGACGAGGTCACGCTGCGGGTCACGCTGTCCGACGACGGCGAGACCATCGCCGACATCTCGTACGACGGCCAGGGCTGCTCGATCAGCCAGGCGTCGACGTCGGTGCTGACCGACCAGGTGATCGGTCAGAGCATCGACGAGGCGCTCAAGACCGTCGGCGCGTTCACCGAGATGATTTCCTCCCGCGGCAACGTCGAGGGGGACGAAGATGTGTTGGGTGACGGCATCGCGTTCGCCGGTGTCGCCAAGTACCCGGCGCGGGTGAAATGCGCGCTGCTGGGCTGGACCGCGTTCAAAGCCGCGCTCGCCGAGGCGAGCGCCAAAGACACGGCGCTCGCGTTGGCGAGCGCATCGGACACGGCGCTGGCATCCGCCGGCGCAATTGCGGAGGACAAGCGATGACCGAAGGCACACCCGAAGCCACCACCGCGGCGGCCAATGTGGTGGACGACCCCGAACTGCTCGATGCCGTCGAGGAGGCCATGCGCGACGTCGTTGATCCCGAGCTCGGCATCAACGTCGTCGATCTCGGTCTCGTCTACGGGATGACCCTCGAAGAGGGCGACGAAGGCACCGTCGTGAAGCTGGACATGACGCTGACGTCGGCGGCCTGTCCGTTGACCGACGTGATCGAGGACCAGTCCCGGACCGCCCTGGTGGGCGCGGGCCTCGTCAGCGACCTCAAGCTGAACTGGGTGTGGAACCCGCCGTGGGGTCCGGACAAGATCACCGACGACGGTCGCGAACAGCTTCGGGCGCTGGGCTTCACGGTCTAGTTTTCTCCCGATGTGCTGACCGTCCCGGCGTTCGTGTGGCGAGGTGGATTCTTCTCTCGTGCCGCGATCGTCGGCGGTTCGGTCGGCCTGAGTCTGGGGACCTTGGCCTGGATCGACTCCGGTCTACTGCTCACCGGTGTCATCGTGTTGGTGGTCGTCGGACTCACGTACGGCGTCTGGATGGCACGGCGGATGGCGCGCCTGTGGCCGACGGCGGCGCAGCTCAGCGGTATGGATCGAGTGCGGGTGGCCTGCGCGACGCGCCGGGGTGAACGGCTGCCCGAGAAGCGACTTGTCCACGCCGCCAACGACTATCGAGTGGCGATGCACGCCGCAGCTGACGCCACACACGGGTTCCGCTGGCTCGTGGCGTTCTTGCTTGCGGTCGCGGCGGGAACCGCGGTGTGGGACGCCTGGTATGGATCGGCCGGCAACGCGGTGGTGTCCGCGATCTATCTCGGCATGCTGTTGATCGAGGTGTTCTGGTGGCCGCGGCGACGACGTCAGCTACTCGAAAACGCCGATCGAGCCTGTGGATAACTCCCGATTCTGACGCCATTTCGCCGCGTTCTTGTCGGAGCCTTTCTCTAGCTTCCAGCGCAACAGGACCACACCGGTCCGCTGCGACAGGAGGCATCACCATGAACGCTGGCATCGAACGACTGCGGGCCGCGTGCGAACGCGATCTCGGCGACCCCGCCGGCTGGCCGACGCCCGTCGGCTATCCGGATTCGTTGGCACTCTGCATCATTGACGCGATCTATGCACCCGGCGCCCGGCACCTCACCGTCGACTCGATCGTCGAGCGGTACCGCAGCTACCGAGCCGGGCAGGGCGGTGACGCCGACACCGACGGCGCACCCGAACTGCTCGCCAATGTCGAAGCGCTCGGGGGTCCCGAGCAGTGGGCCGCCCAGATCGGCAACCGCCGGCCGACGTCCACGAGGAAGGACGCACCGCTGCGATCGGTGGCGCTGACCGAGACGGCGCAGGCCTTCGTCGCACTGGGGATACGCACCACCGAGGACCTGCGGGTGATCGCCGGGGACCCCGAGTTGGCGAGGGAGGCCAAGCGGGCGTGGTGCGCGGTGCCCGGGCAACGGTCGGGCTTCACCTGGCGCTTCCTGCTGATGCTGGCCGAACTGCCTGGTACTGATCCGACGGTCGCGGGATACGTCGCGCGTGAGGTCGGTGACGACGCCGCCGACACGGCGGGGCTCCTGGCCGCTGTCGCGGCGGCGGCAGGCTGGCACGCCGATGCGTTGCACCAGGCGATCTGGCGGTTCGAAGCACGCCGCGCGCAGGAGCTCCCGTCGTCGGCGTGAGGGCCGAAGAATGACCGCCGGCCGGGCGCCGGCGGAATCGGTTGAGCCGGCACGGTGTTGCATAGGCTCATGACCGTCGATGCATCTGCACTCTTCGCCCCACTGGCCCTGCGGAACCTGACCGTGCCCAACCGGTTCGCGATGGCTCCCATGACCAGGCAGGCGTCGCCCGGAGGTGTCCCGGGGCCCGACGTGGCGGAG encodes the following:
- the sufD gene encoding Fe-S cluster assembly protein SufD, whose translation is MSSNLTEATEGIVANKGELFTSYDVNAFEVPGGRDELWRFTPLKRLHGLHDGSAVATGAARVEVSERDGVTVETVGRDDERLGQGGVPADRVAAQAYSSFTEATIVSVGRDVQVAEPIEITIAGPGEGKTAYGHLQLRVAELGEAVVVVDQTGSGTYADNIEFVVGDAARLTVVSIADWADDAVNVSTHHATLGKDAVLRHVAVTLGGDVVRLTSRTRYLGPGGDAEMLGLYFADDGQHFESRLLVDHAVPNCRSNVLYKGALQGDPDSKKPDAHTVWIGDVLIRAAATGTDTFEVNRNLVLTDGARADSVPNLEIETGEIVGAGHASATGRFDDEQLFYLQARGIPEDQARRLVVRGFFGEIIQKIAVPEVRDRLTAAIEHELELTEGRNNS
- the sufC gene encoding Fe-S cluster assembly ATPase SufC, producing MTTLEIKDLHVSVTAPDGADVPILKGVNLTVKSGETHAVMGPNGSGKSTLSYAIAGHPKYTVTSGSITLDGEDVLEMSVDERARAGLFLAMQYPVEVPGVSMSNFLRTAATAVRGEAPKLRHWVKEVKTAMSELDIDPAFGERSVNEGFSGGEKKRHEILQLGLLKPKIAILDETDSGLDVDALRVVSEGVNRYAEAEHGGVLLITHYTRILRYIRPQFVHVFFDGRIVASGGPELADELEEHGYERYTAAAAEA
- a CDS encoding cysteine desulfurase, whose amino-acid sequence is MTASSVDLDLTRIRADFPILSRVMRGGNQLAYLDSGATSQKPLQVLDAERAFLTTSNGAVHRGAHQLMEESTDAYEQGRADIAAFVGADDDELVFTKNATEALNLVSYAVGDSRFDRVVGPGDVIVTTELEHHANLIPWQELARRTGAELKWFGVTDSGDQAGRIDLDSLQLDDRVKVVAFTHHSNITGAIAPVAELVSRAKAVGALTVLDACQSVPHQPIDFHALDVDFAAFSGHKMLGPTGIGVLYGRRDLLNALPPFLTGGSMIETVTMEQATYAPAPQRFEAGTPMTSQVVGLAAAARYLDAIGMAAVEAHEAELVAATLDGLTQIPQVRIIGPTTTEHRGSPVSFVLDGVHAHDVGQILDDEGIAVRVGHHCAAPLHRRFGIAATARASFAVYNTLDEVDRLVAGVKRAVEFFA
- the sufU gene encoding Fe-S cluster assembly sulfur transfer protein SufU, whose product is MRMEQMYQEVILDHYKHPHHRGLREPFGAQVHHVNPTCGDEVTLRVTLSDDGETIADISYDGQGCSISQASTSVLTDQVIGQSIDEALKTVGAFTEMISSRGNVEGDEDVLGDGIAFAGVAKYPARVKCALLGWTAFKAALAEASAKDTALALASASDTALASAGAIAEDKR
- a CDS encoding metal-sulfur cluster assembly factor, which produces MTEGTPEATTAAANVVDDPELLDAVEEAMRDVVDPELGINVVDLGLVYGMTLEEGDEGTVVKLDMTLTSAACPLTDVIEDQSRTALVGAGLVSDLKLNWVWNPPWGPDKITDDGREQLRALGFTV